One window from the genome of Enterobacteriaceae bacterium Kacie_13 encodes:
- a CDS encoding Clp protease ClpP: MSLKNLPAAPEGRPCAKVTSELSPAALDRWDGGIKAANNNDNTISIFDVIGSDYWGEGVTANRIAGALHSMNGEDVTVSINSPGGDMFEGLAIYNQLREYSGKVTVKVLGIAASAASIIAMAGDEVQIGRGAFLMIHNCWVVAVGNRLDLARAAQDMEPFDRAMQDIYSARSGLDAETVSAMMDNETYIGGNDAVEKGFADRLLSADEISDGDESPAAALRKLDALLAKANTPRSERRKLLKSLSASTPGATDNHQGKPSATDNPNPENIKQLEDALAAFGK, from the coding sequence ATGTCATTAAAGAATCTTCCGGCAGCGCCGGAGGGGCGCCCGTGCGCGAAAGTCACCAGTGAGCTATCACCGGCAGCTTTGGATCGCTGGGACGGTGGCATTAAGGCTGCCAACAACAACGACAACACGATCTCTATTTTCGATGTCATTGGTTCTGATTACTGGGGGGAGGGTGTTACCGCTAACCGAATTGCTGGCGCTCTTCACTCAATGAACGGGGAAGACGTCACGGTGAGCATCAACTCGCCGGGCGGTGACATGTTCGAAGGGCTGGCAATCTATAACCAGTTGCGAGAATACAGCGGCAAAGTCACCGTAAAGGTGCTGGGCATCGCCGCTTCTGCCGCATCGATTATCGCCATGGCCGGTGACGAGGTGCAGATCGGGCGCGGCGCGTTTCTCATGATCCACAATTGCTGGGTCGTCGCGGTAGGAAACAGGCTTGACCTCGCGCGTGCAGCTCAGGACATGGAGCCCTTCGACCGGGCAATGCAGGATATTTATTCCGCGCGCAGCGGGCTTGATGCCGAAACCGTCTCAGCAATGATGGACAACGAAACGTACATCGGCGGCAACGATGCGGTCGAGAAAGGTTTTGCTGACCGGCTTCTGTCCGCGGATGAAATTTCCGATGGGGACGAAAGCCCTGCAGCAGCGCTGCGAAAACTCGATGCGCTGCTGGCCAAGGCCAATACACCGCGCTCAGAGCGCAGAAAACTTCTCAAATCTTTATCTGCCAGTACGCCGGGCGCTACTGACAATCACCAAGGTAAGCCGAGCGCTACCGACAATCCCAACCCTGAAAACATCAAACAACTTGAAGACGCGCTGGCCGCGTTCGGCAAATAA
- a CDS encoding phage major capsid protein, which produces MSDVNELLKKVSAKLEEVSGTFSQKAEDALKEAKNSGQLSAQTKEAVDKIASEFNALTEANKTIKAAMGELEQHVASMPMNNAAKVVETVGKVVISSEALKNFAASVEGGKRVNIPVNAALISTDVANGVVEPQRLPGIDTSPKQRLFIRDLIAPGRTGAPAIFWVQQTGFTNAAKVVAEGTTKPYSGIEFATKITPVTTIAHMFKASKQILDDFAQLQSTVDAEMRYGLKYVEEQEILFGDGTGAHLHGIVPQASTFDPAFSVDQQNGIDDLRLAMLQAQLARFPASGHVLHFIDWAKIELTKDTLGRYILANPSALTGPTLWGLPVVATETAAFQGKFLTGAFNAAAQLFDREDANVVISTENTDDFEKNMISIRCEERLALAVKRPEAFIYGSFSGGPTT; this is translated from the coding sequence ATGTCAGACGTTAATGAATTACTGAAAAAAGTATCCGCGAAACTCGAAGAAGTCTCTGGCACCTTCAGTCAGAAGGCCGAGGATGCTTTGAAAGAAGCAAAAAACTCAGGTCAGCTTTCTGCTCAGACCAAAGAGGCGGTTGATAAAATTGCAAGCGAGTTCAATGCGCTGACCGAAGCGAACAAAACAATTAAAGCCGCGATGGGTGAGCTGGAGCAGCATGTTGCCAGTATGCCTATGAACAATGCTGCGAAGGTTGTGGAGACCGTGGGCAAAGTGGTGATCAGTTCCGAAGCACTCAAGAATTTCGCGGCGAGCGTTGAAGGCGGCAAACGTGTAAACATTCCCGTGAATGCAGCGCTTATTTCCACAGACGTTGCCAACGGGGTCGTCGAACCTCAGCGCCTGCCTGGCATTGATACATCACCAAAACAGCGTTTGTTCATCCGCGATTTGATTGCTCCTGGTCGCACCGGCGCACCGGCGATTTTCTGGGTACAGCAGACCGGTTTCACCAACGCGGCGAAGGTTGTTGCGGAAGGGACAACCAAACCTTACAGCGGCATTGAATTCGCCACCAAAATCACCCCAGTCACCACCATTGCTCACATGTTCAAAGCATCGAAACAGATCCTCGATGACTTTGCTCAGCTGCAATCAACGGTGGACGCAGAAATGCGCTACGGCCTGAAATATGTTGAAGAGCAGGAAATTCTCTTCGGCGACGGTACCGGCGCACACCTTCACGGCATCGTGCCTCAAGCCTCTACGTTCGACCCGGCATTCTCGGTAGATCAGCAGAACGGCATCGATGATCTGCGTCTGGCCATGTTGCAGGCACAACTGGCGCGTTTCCCAGCATCAGGCCATGTCCTGCACTTCATCGACTGGGCGAAGATCGAACTGACGAAAGACACGCTGGGCCGCTACATTCTGGCGAATCCTTCAGCTCTTACGGGTCCTACGTTGTGGGGCTTGCCGGTCGTGGCCACAGAAACTGCCGCCTTCCAGGGTAAATTCCTGACAGGTGCCTTTAATGCCGCCGCTCAGTTGTTCGACCGTGAAGACGCCAACGTGGTGATCAGCACCGAGAACACCGACGATTTCGAAAAGAACATGATTTCGATCCGTTGCGAAGAGCGTCTGGCGCTGGCAGTTAAGCGCCCGGAAGCGTTCATTTATGGTTCCTTCTCAGGTGGCCCAACCACCTAA
- a CDS encoding phage gp6-like head-tail connector protein, with amino-acid sequence MLTIDKAKHHCNIEQEFTEDDDWFDVRIKAAVRYVENYTRRKMYYEEADPAYLLDPDALLYGEDIETAMLLLIAHWYENREAVNVGNITSTFDFAVVALLQPYRIYGL; translated from the coding sequence ATGCTGACAATCGATAAGGCAAAGCATCACTGCAATATTGAGCAGGAATTCACTGAAGATGATGATTGGTTCGATGTTCGCATTAAGGCTGCTGTCCGATATGTCGAGAACTATACCCGCCGCAAAATGTATTACGAAGAAGCTGATCCAGCATATTTACTGGACCCTGACGCCTTGCTTTATGGGGAGGATATTGAAACAGCCATGCTTCTTCTCATTGCGCATTGGTATGAGAACCGCGAAGCAGTAAACGTGGGCAATATCACGAGTACCTTTGATTTTGCTGTCGTAGCGCTTCTTCAACCCTATCGGATATACGGCCTATGA
- a CDS encoding phage head closure protein — MKAGRMRNRVMLQMPGEGRLPSGQPSTGWVDVKSVRADISDISGRELLDSGAEVAGTTTRIWIRKYPDAVPTAAWRIVHIPPTGSNEVYDVKSVLSGENGTRLEILCEKGIKQ; from the coding sequence ATGAAAGCGGGGAGAATGCGGAATCGCGTTATGCTGCAAATGCCCGGAGAAGGGCGTTTGCCGTCAGGTCAGCCCAGTACCGGCTGGGTTGATGTTAAATCCGTGCGTGCGGATATATCTGATATCTCAGGCCGGGAATTGTTGGATTCAGGCGCTGAAGTAGCTGGTACCACCACGCGCATTTGGATCAGGAAATATCCTGATGCGGTGCCGACGGCCGCCTGGCGGATTGTTCATATTCCACCTACCGGCAGCAATGAAGTTTACGATGTGAAATCAGTGCTCAGCGGCGAAAATGGCACGCGTCTTGAGATTCTTTGTGAGAAGGGGATAAAGCAATGA
- a CDS encoding DUF3168 domain-containing protein yields the protein MTEADIYPLIGGLCNGKVFPYVAPQGTVAPWLVFSLPSDNEDDVMCGQSGASSNSVQIDVYATTIDEATAIRAQAKEALKPLMPTSLMGTKGYESDTGLYRATIEVQIWE from the coding sequence ATGACCGAAGCCGATATTTACCCTCTGATCGGCGGGCTGTGCAACGGCAAAGTTTTTCCCTATGTCGCGCCACAGGGCACCGTTGCGCCGTGGCTGGTGTTCAGCCTGCCGTCAGATAATGAGGACGACGTTATGTGCGGGCAGTCCGGGGCGTCGTCGAACTCCGTCCAGATTGACGTTTATGCCACAACGATCGACGAGGCAACGGCTATCCGGGCTCAGGCCAAAGAAGCGCTCAAGCCTTTAATGCCAACCTCCCTCATGGGTACCAAAGGTTACGAATCTGACACCGGCTTATACCGGGCGACGATCGAAGTTCAAATCTGGGAATAG
- a CDS encoding phage tail protein yields MVSKYEKTQGTTVSISDGPATTPNPVGGTWIDAQCATKEISYTGGQKSDIDVTTLCSTEQEQTNGLAAPAEMTLSRNWAGSEAAQEALQTAYDNDEIRAIKVVFPSGNGFAYLCEVRQNSWSASTSGVVTASYTLRIKGKPERIRPATT; encoded by the coding sequence ATGGTCAGTAAGTACGAAAAAACGCAGGGAACCACCGTCAGCATTTCTGACGGTCCGGCGACCACACCAAATCCCGTTGGCGGTACTTGGATTGATGCCCAATGCGCGACGAAGGAAATCAGCTATACCGGCGGACAGAAGTCCGACATTGACGTGACCACTCTATGTTCTACCGAACAGGAACAGACGAACGGTCTGGCTGCACCGGCTGAAATGACACTCTCCCGTAACTGGGCTGGCAGTGAAGCCGCACAGGAAGCGCTGCAAACGGCATACGACAACGACGAGATCCGCGCGATTAAAGTCGTTTTCCCGTCAGGCAACGGTTTTGCTTATCTCTGCGAAGTTCGCCAGAACTCATGGAGTGCATCGACGTCCGGAGTGGTCACCGCGTCTTACACGCTGCGCATCAAGGGCAAGCCTGAGCGTATCCGTCCGGCAACAACCTAA
- a CDS encoding phage tail protein, with protein sequence MSKVKSAVSLRTLALAPLSGFRKKVVTVPEWGDAAVTIREPSSNGWIEWQQVISPELPEGQEPVKMTPAQTVHRNMQADVILFIDVLLDENDQPVFKEEDRAQVEKIYGPVHSRLLKQALELSTTAEAAEKKSESPAPSS encoded by the coding sequence ATGAGCAAAGTTAAATCAGCCGTATCACTACGCACGCTGGCGCTGGCGCCGCTGTCGGGTTTTCGTAAGAAAGTTGTGACCGTTCCAGAATGGGGCGATGCAGCCGTGACGATCCGCGAGCCCTCTTCTAATGGATGGATTGAATGGCAACAGGTCATCAGTCCCGAACTGCCGGAAGGCCAGGAGCCGGTAAAAATGACACCGGCGCAGACAGTTCACCGCAACATGCAGGCCGACGTCATTCTCTTTATCGATGTGCTGTTAGACGAGAACGACCAGCCAGTCTTCAAAGAGGAAGATCGGGCGCAGGTCGAAAAGATTTACGGTCCGGTGCATTCCCGTTTGCTTAAGCAGGCGCTGGAACTTAGCACCACGGCGGAAGCCGCTGAAAAAAAGTCAGAGAGCCCGGCACCTTCTTCTTAA
- a CDS encoding DUF4035 domain-containing protein, translated as MTLALRLGRTLHELKNTLPASELKLWMEFDRISPIGDRRADLHAAQITAALFNAQGGKVSLNDALLQWNEAEVETEENGLEGFLGKLAD; from the coding sequence ATGACGCTGGCGCTCCGCCTCGGGCGCACGTTGCATGAGCTGAAAAATACACTTCCCGCCAGTGAGCTGAAGTTGTGGATGGAGTTTGACCGCATCAGTCCGATCGGGGACCGGCGCGCCGATCTGCATGCCGCACAAATCACCGCCGCCCTATTCAACGCTCAGGGCGGTAAGGTCAGTCTTAATGATGCCCTGCTTCAGTGGAATGAGGCCGAAGTGGAAACAGAAGAAAACGGCCTCGAAGGATTCCTCGGCAAGCTTGCAGATTAA
- a CDS encoding phage tail tape measure protein gives MATLRELIIKISANSTSFQSEIARASRMGENYYRTMEQGSRRAESASRQSQRAIADLNGQLSGISDTAKDMAGIFAGAFATGHLINLADEWNQVNARLKQASQSTEDFSNNQKALMAISQVTGTAFGDNASLFARSAASMREFGYSSQDVLKITESVSTGLKLSGASAEESSSVITQFSQALAQGVLRGEEFNAVNESGDRVIRALAAGMGVARKDLKAMADQGQLTIDKVVPALISQLGTLRGEFASLPASVSGSVTKVENAFQAWVGAQNQATGVTASLSGLLDGLANNMDQVASTLGVLVGIGAARFFGNMASGVGTATTQMIAAQRAEVALAAAQVRGTQISTARARAAVYRAQQAKAAAVSADQQTAAEKRLAAAQAQLTRNMAAREAAQTRLNSVASLGSRIGSGLLGAVGGIPGVVLGIGAAWLYTSQQNEQARREAQEYGKAIDLIRQKTSSMALPETDDNVQRTKSAFDEQNRLVAEQAERVRKLKVEISGYQQILANPGPTVGGFMVNHLTSIDSATKSLGEATSSLTVEQERLSEMQGKSLEIQTVLEGLEHRRVALIRQQAAEQNTAYQSLLMMNGQHTEFNRLLSLGNTLLQSRAGLVNSPMRVPQADVSTKDQQSLQQRQQQAELAGLTGLSKVRKQAQFDLEKMGKTGAENATYSIQYTKALEDEYNNTQRLSDAKKGASAATKEQNKAEREAAAQAEQYTRKMADLSVAIEVQRVRATEGEKASELYAASHQTGTKWTEAQIKAIRESSEELAKWNQKADETVRKQREQADALKDLTDAARKYRDETALMTETAGLSDRQRSRFDETQQINRVFDKAGGKDNSQAVAAQKSALDALDVKYKAIAASEADWLSGASLGYSNWLEEVSNVSSTVSDGVKTTMDSAFTNVTSMLEGNKVSWKSWGVSVLQIIEKVALQMAAVSLMGGSSGGSAWGGLLGTIAGGAASYFGGGAAASSSNAFSSGSYSDLSFNAKGGVYDSPSLSSFSNGVYNSPTMFAFAKGAGVFGEAGPEAIMPLTRAADGSLGVRALVAGASGAGGNSAPQVYITIDSNGNASTESSGGWEQFGTQIANYVNQLYQQNKMKDLRPGGDIWNAMKNR, from the coding sequence ATGGCAACGCTGCGCGAACTAATTATTAAAATCTCTGCTAATTCCACGTCGTTTCAAAGTGAAATAGCCCGCGCCTCGCGTATGGGTGAAAACTATTACAGAACGATGGAGCAGGGAAGCCGCAGGGCAGAGTCCGCATCGCGTCAAAGCCAGCGCGCAATCGCCGACCTCAACGGCCAGTTATCGGGCATCAGCGACACTGCCAAAGATATGGCGGGTATTTTCGCCGGTGCATTCGCCACTGGCCACCTGATCAATCTTGCTGACGAATGGAATCAGGTTAATGCCCGTTTAAAACAGGCATCTCAATCGACAGAAGATTTCAGCAATAACCAAAAAGCGCTGATGGCGATTAGCCAGGTGACAGGCACTGCCTTTGGGGATAACGCCAGCCTGTTTGCCCGTTCCGCTGCCTCTATGCGCGAATTCGGGTATTCCTCGCAGGACGTTTTGAAAATCACCGAGTCAGTTTCGACCGGGTTAAAGTTGTCCGGGGCAAGTGCGGAAGAAAGCAGCTCTGTCATTACACAGTTCAGCCAGGCGTTAGCGCAGGGCGTTCTGCGCGGCGAAGAGTTCAACGCCGTGAACGAATCAGGCGACCGTGTGATCCGCGCGCTGGCGGCGGGCATGGGCGTAGCCCGAAAAGATTTAAAGGCAATGGCCGATCAGGGCCAGCTCACGATCGACAAAGTGGTGCCTGCGCTCATCAGCCAGCTCGGCACATTGCGCGGTGAGTTTGCCAGCCTCCCGGCGTCTGTCAGCGGGTCAGTAACGAAAGTTGAAAACGCCTTTCAGGCATGGGTTGGTGCGCAGAATCAGGCAACCGGCGTCACTGCTTCACTGAGCGGTCTGCTGGACGGTCTCGCCAACAACATGGATCAGGTCGCCTCTACTCTCGGCGTTCTGGTGGGTATTGGCGCGGCGCGCTTCTTTGGCAACATGGCGTCAGGCGTCGGTACAGCCACCACGCAAATGATCGCGGCGCAGCGGGCTGAGGTTGCTCTGGCTGCTGCACAGGTTCGCGGCACGCAGATTTCAACTGCCCGCGCCCGCGCTGCGGTTTATCGCGCTCAGCAGGCGAAAGCCGCCGCAGTCAGCGCGGACCAGCAAACGGCAGCTGAGAAAAGGCTGGCGGCCGCGCAGGCGCAGTTAACCAGAAACATGGCAGCCCGTGAGGCGGCGCAAACCCGTCTCAATTCCGTCGCGTCGTTGGGTTCCCGTATTGGGAGTGGCCTTCTGGGCGCTGTCGGCGGCATACCGGGCGTGGTTTTGGGGATCGGTGCCGCGTGGCTTTATACCTCTCAGCAAAATGAGCAGGCCCGCCGCGAAGCGCAGGAGTACGGCAAAGCCATAGATTTGATCCGGCAGAAAACCAGTTCAATGGCGCTGCCGGAAACGGATGATAACGTTCAAAGAACGAAAAGCGCGTTTGATGAACAAAACCGGCTGGTTGCTGAACAGGCTGAAAGAGTACGTAAGCTGAAAGTTGAAATCAGCGGCTATCAGCAAATTTTGGCGAATCCGGGGCCTACCGTCGGCGGGTTCATGGTCAATCACCTGACCAGCATCGACAGTGCGACGAAGTCCCTCGGAGAAGCCACCTCCTCACTGACCGTTGAGCAGGAACGCTTATCGGAAATGCAGGGTAAGTCTCTCGAGATTCAGACGGTTTTAGAGGGGCTGGAACACCGCCGCGTTGCGCTGATCCGGCAGCAGGCCGCCGAGCAAAATACCGCTTATCAGTCCCTGTTGATGATGAACGGCCAGCACACTGAATTTAACCGCCTTCTCTCACTGGGTAACACGTTGTTGCAGTCCCGCGCCGGTCTGGTCAATTCGCCGATGCGCGTGCCGCAGGCGGACGTATCAACCAAGGATCAGCAGAGCCTACAGCAAAGGCAGCAGCAGGCGGAGCTCGCAGGTCTGACCGGTCTGTCGAAAGTCCGCAAGCAGGCGCAGTTTGATCTGGAGAAAATGGGGAAAACTGGCGCTGAAAATGCCACGTACTCCATCCAGTACACCAAAGCCTTGGAGGACGAATACAACAATACCCAGCGGTTATCGGACGCCAAAAAAGGCGCGAGTGCCGCAACCAAAGAGCAGAACAAAGCCGAGCGGGAAGCCGCGGCGCAGGCTGAGCAGTACACCCGGAAGATGGCCGATCTGAGTGTGGCTATTGAGGTGCAAAGGGTCAGAGCGACTGAGGGTGAAAAGGCGTCCGAACTTTATGCTGCGTCCCACCAGACAGGTACCAAATGGACGGAAGCGCAAATCAAAGCGATCCGTGAGTCGTCTGAAGAACTGGCGAAGTGGAATCAGAAAGCGGATGAAACGGTTAGAAAGCAGCGTGAGCAGGCCGACGCGCTGAAAGACCTCACTGACGCCGCCAGAAAGTACCGCGACGAAACCGCCCTCATGACAGAGACGGCAGGACTTAGCGACCGTCAGCGTTCTCGGTTTGATGAAACTCAACAGATAAATCGTGTTTTTGACAAGGCAGGTGGAAAAGATAATTCACAGGCCGTCGCAGCGCAAAAATCAGCATTGGATGCCTTGGACGTGAAATATAAGGCAATCGCAGCTTCCGAGGCTGACTGGCTATCCGGTGCTTCACTAGGTTATAGCAACTGGCTGGAAGAAGTCAGTAATGTTTCCAGCACGGTTTCCGACGGCGTAAAAACTACGATGGACAGCGCATTCACCAACGTTACCTCCATGTTAGAGGGCAACAAGGTCAGCTGGAAGTCATGGGGTGTTTCTGTTCTGCAGATCATTGAGAAAGTAGCGCTCCAGATGGCGGCTGTGAGCCTGATGGGCGGAAGCAGTGGCGGTTCAGCGTGGGGCGGCCTTTTGGGTACGATTGCCGGTGGCGCAGCCAGTTACTTTGGCGGCGGTGCCGCGGCATCCTCCTCAAATGCATTTTCCTCAGGTTCTTACAGCGATCTCTCGTTCAATGCGAAAGGCGGCGTTTACGACTCTCCATCCCTGAGCTCTTTCAGTAACGGGGTATACAACTCACCCACCATGTTCGCCTTTGCGAAAGGTGCCGGTGTGTTTGGTGAGGCAGGACCTGAAGCGATCATGCCGCTGACTCGCGCAGCCGACGGGTCACTGGGTGTCAGGGCGCTCGTTGCTGGCGCTTCCGGGGCTGGAGGCAATAGCGCACCGCAGGTCTACATCACAATCGACAGCAACGGCAACGCCAGCACTGAATCATCCGGTGGCTGGGAGCAGTTCGGCACGCAGATCGCCAACTATGTAAACCAGCTGTATCAGCAGAACAAGATGAAGGATCTGCGCCCCGGCGGCGACATCTGGAACGCAATGAAAAACAGGTGA
- a CDS encoding phage tail protein: MAIQTFTWCPRLNAEADTTFRTRKAQFGDGYTQVAGDGLNPKSQKWTLSFTGNESYIGAIKAFLDAHQGTKAFLWKPPLEPLAMFRCDTYKPTALGAGKYTLDATFEQAFKP, encoded by the coding sequence ATGGCTATTCAAACATTCACGTGGTGCCCGCGTTTAAACGCCGAAGCCGACACAACCTTTCGCACGCGGAAAGCGCAGTTCGGCGACGGATACACCCAGGTTGCAGGGGATGGTTTAAACCCCAAAAGTCAAAAGTGGACGCTGAGCTTTACTGGCAATGAGAGTTACATCGGGGCGATTAAAGCGTTTCTGGATGCTCATCAGGGAACAAAGGCGTTCCTTTGGAAACCTCCGCTCGAGCCGCTGGCGATGTTTCGATGTGACACGTACAAGCCAACGGCGCTCGGGGCGGGGAAATACACCCTTGATGCTACTTTCGAACAGGCGTTTAAACCATGA
- a CDS encoding phage minor tail protein L yields the protein MKITYSNGETANLSFGSASFVALPAASKPWGTRYITSIEYVGGVPTYDESKLPAKSIWWQGNEYSAWPVQIEGIEASTSGSGAQPKLTVANLDGSITALCLAYDDMLQAVVTIHDTLAQYLDARNFAGGNATADATQEKLQVFYIDSKSMETNISVEFTLSSPMDLQGLMIPTRQLHSLCTWCIRGKYRSGDGCDYAGTKYFDKHGNPVSDPSLDVCNGTLNTGCKLRFGANNELPFGGFPGTSLIKS from the coding sequence ATCAAAATAACTTACTCAAACGGAGAAACAGCGAACCTCTCGTTCGGTTCTGCGAGTTTTGTTGCATTACCAGCGGCAAGCAAACCTTGGGGTACCCGCTACATCACCAGCATTGAATATGTAGGGGGTGTTCCGACCTATGATGAGTCGAAGCTTCCTGCGAAATCTATCTGGTGGCAGGGCAATGAATACTCCGCCTGGCCGGTTCAGATTGAAGGCATTGAGGCATCCACCAGCGGCAGTGGCGCGCAACCAAAACTGACAGTAGCTAACCTCGACGGCTCAATCACGGCGCTTTGCCTTGCATACGACGACATGCTTCAGGCAGTGGTGACGATTCACGATACGCTGGCGCAATATCTCGATGCACGAAACTTTGCTGGTGGGAATGCGACGGCGGACGCCACGCAGGAAAAGCTGCAGGTTTTCTACATTGACAGCAAAAGCATGGAAACTAATATCTCAGTTGAGTTCACGCTGAGTAGCCCGATGGATTTACAGGGGCTGATGATCCCCACTCGGCAGCTTCATTCACTTTGCACCTGGTGCATCCGTGGGAAATACCGATCAGGTGATGGCTGTGATTATGCCGGTACCAAATATTTCGATAAGCACGGTAATCCGGTAAGCGATCCTTCTCTCGATGTATGCAACGGCACGCTCAACACTGGCTGCAAACTCCGCTTCGGAGCAAACAACGAATTGCCGTTCGGCGGATTCCCTGGCACCTCTCTGATTAAGAGCTGA
- a CDS encoding peptidase P60, translating to MRDKTLQDIFEHARQSYPHECCGVVAQKSRVERYFPCTNLAANPSEDFHLDPIGYAEAEDWGTVIAIVHSHPDATTQPSELDKAQCDGTELPWHIVNWPEGDFRTIQPRGDLPLLERPFVLGHTDCWGLVMSYYRQTHGIELTDYRVDYPWWENDYPDNFYQDCWYECGFREVSGPPIPGDMLIMQVQSNKWNHAGILLEGNMLLHHMHGMLSQRVPYGGYWQERTMKIVRHKDLM from the coding sequence ATGCGCGATAAAACCCTGCAGGATATTTTTGAACATGCCCGGCAGAGCTACCCGCACGAATGTTGTGGCGTGGTAGCGCAGAAAAGCCGGGTAGAGCGTTACTTCCCCTGTACCAATCTGGCAGCCAATCCGAGTGAAGATTTTCACCTTGACCCAATTGGTTATGCTGAGGCTGAGGACTGGGGAACGGTTATTGCCATTGTTCACAGCCACCCCGATGCAACAACCCAGCCGAGCGAGCTGGATAAGGCGCAGTGCGACGGAACAGAATTACCCTGGCACATCGTGAACTGGCCGGAGGGGGATTTTCGCACTATCCAGCCCCGCGGCGACTTGCCGTTACTCGAGCGCCCGTTCGTGCTTGGCCACACCGACTGCTGGGGGCTGGTGATGAGCTATTACAGGCAAACCCACGGCATTGAACTGACCGATTACCGCGTAGATTACCCATGGTGGGAGAATGATTATCCGGATAATTTTTATCAGGACTGCTGGTATGAATGCGGGTTCCGTGAAGTCAGCGGGCCGCCTATACCCGGTGATATGTTAATAATGCAGGTGCAATCCAATAAGTGGAATCATGCCGGTATCTTGCTCGAGGGCAATATGCTTCTTCATCACATGCACGGGATGCTCAGTCAGCGCGTGCCTTACGGTGGGTACTGGCAGGAACGGACAATGAAAATTGTCAGGCACAAAGATCTGATGTAG
- a CDS encoding tail assembly protein, with protein sequence MEEVMSQIELGGVLGKTFGKTHHRLIRTVHESTRALAATIDGFGKFMITSKRRGLTYAVFRGKKNLGVDDIGYPVTGEVIRIVPVIMGSKRAGLLQTILGAVLVVVGVVTQQYYLAASGVAMAAGGIIQMLSPQTAGLASKQDADNQASYAFGGVTNTAAQGYPVPLLYGKRRIGGAIISAGIYVEDQQ encoded by the coding sequence ATGGAAGAAGTAATGAGTCAGATTGAACTAGGCGGTGTGCTTGGTAAAACTTTTGGCAAAACCCATCACAGACTGATACGTACCGTCCATGAATCAACTCGAGCATTAGCAGCTACGATAGACGGTTTTGGAAAATTTATGATTACAAGCAAGCGGCGGGGTCTTACATATGCTGTCTTTCGCGGTAAGAAGAATTTAGGGGTAGATGATATTGGCTATCCCGTGACTGGAGAGGTTATTCGAATTGTCCCGGTAATTATGGGGAGTAAAAGAGCTGGCCTCTTGCAAACAATCCTTGGCGCAGTCCTTGTGGTGGTTGGTGTCGTGACGCAGCAATATTACTTGGCCGCTTCCGGTGTTGCTATGGCTGCTGGAGGAATTATTCAAATGCTCTCTCCGCAGACAGCGGGTCTCGCCAGCAAACAGGATGCCGATAACCAGGCCTCTTATGCTTTCGGTGGTGTCACGAATACAGCAGCTCAAGGATACCCTGTTCCGCTTCTTTACGGAAAACGCCGGATCGGTGGAGCGATTATTTCAGCCGGCATTTATGTCGAAGACCAGCAGTGA